DNA sequence from the Methanofollis formosanus genome:
CTGTTCAGAGAGAGTGATGTAGGCCTGGCCTGGACAGTGGAGAGGGGCGGGTTCGATTATGCCCCGCACCAGTTCTCCCCCGAATGGGATGGTCGCCCGCCCCATCCCCTCGTGGACGAGCGTCAGGTCGGCCTCTGGATCGACCGCGAGCCTGACCCGCTGGCCGTCGACCGAGAAAAAAAGAGAACCTCTGCCGCCGGCGCCGGGCCCGGCCGTCGAGGAGGAGATATACGGCTTCGCCAGCACCCCGACCACCTTCACCCGGCCCCTGGCCAGGAGTTCGGCCTTCAGTCCGAGCCAGTCCATAGGGCAAGCGCCTCCTCGAAGTCGGTGTAGAAGGGGATCGCACCGACCGCTCCGATGAGCCCGTTCCCGTCCATCACGACCCTGACGTGGGGGAGCACCGCTTCGAGGTCGGCACGCGAGACCTTCCCCCGCTTCACCGCCTCGCCATACTCACGGAGGGGCGAGGGGTCGAACCCCACAAAGGCCGCCATCCCGGTCTGGTCGGAGAGGGTGTAGCGTTTGAGTAATGCCGCGAACCGCTCGATGAGGCCGTCGGGATCAGTGGAGGCGAACTCCACCGCACAGGCCACGCAGTTCTTTGTCCGTTCCGGCACCGGGAAGAGTTGCACGATGGTGTGCGAGAGGTAGACCGAGGCCTCGTCCGCGATCTGCCGGGCGATGTTGTGGACCAGGGTCCAGGTCGCCCCCGCCTCAGGAGTGTCGGTGTCGTCCACCCCGATCACCACCCGCTCGCGGCGGGGAAGCCAGACCGTCGATCCGGCCAGTTTCCCGCCGCCCGACTCGTCGCACTCGGCCCGGATCACGCCGCGGCCCCGCGCCCGGCAGGCTGAGGCACCGACGCCACCGCCGCCCATCCCGAGATAGGTGACCGAGACCTCGTCGCCCTCGACCGACGCCCCGGCAATCCCCGCGGGGAACTTCGAGCCTTCGAGCCCGAGGTCGACCGCACCGGTCCGCAGGAGGTAGCGCGTCGTCGGCCCGACCGTCCGTGCCGACTCGACGAGCGGGCTCTGCGCATAGTGGCGGCGGACCCACTGCGCCCCGCCGATACATTCGTAGAACTCAACGACCTCGGCCCGGTCGCCGCCGGCATCGGCGACGGCGACGATCCCGGGATACGAGATCACATACGGGTCTACCAGATCTTCAGAGACTCCCATCCGGTCGTTCGCCATAGAGACCAGCCGCCTCCACGCCGCGGTTGCCCCAGAGCACAGCTCCAAGAGCACCTATCCGGCCTTTGCTCGCCGCGGAGTCGATGAAGGTGATCCCGAGCCTCGTCGCCTCGGCCTCCACCTCCTCCCGGGTGAGCAGTTCGGTCTTGATCTTCCTTGCGTACTCGGTCTCGGGCAGGCCGATCCCGCGGTAGTAGGCGATCCCGGTGTCCCCCGAGACCGCGTGCTCCTCGATATAGTCCTTCACGAAGGCGAGGAGGTCGTCGACCGCACCGGGCCTGACCGCGAAGTTCAGCACCGACCCCACGCAGTTAGTCGTCTTCTTCGGCGCCTTGGGGTTGAGCTGAACCAGTCTCATATTAAGGTACTCTGCTCCTTCAACCTTGCACGCCTCGGCACACTGGAGGGCCAGCACCCAGGTCGCCCCTTCCTCTTTGGTATCGGTGTCGTCGATCCCGATGCTCACCTTCTCGTACTTCGGCGAGACGATCCGCACCCGACAGGCCCGCGCCCCGCCGATGTGGAGATCTTCCTCGCTCGGGTACTCGGCCCTGATCACGCCGGGCGCCTGCGGGAGACACGCCGCGACGCCGACACCGGCACCGGCGATCCCGGCCCAGGTGGTCACGACCTCGTCGCCCTCCACCTCGACGCCGGCAAGGGCCTGGCCCCCGATCTCCTGCCCGGCCGCCCCGAAGTGGGGTTCGTACGCGCCCAGACGGGCGGTCATGGTCATCGACGACCCCTGGACGTCGGCGGCGGTCAGCGCCCCGCCGGCACGCCGACGGTTCATCACGTCCCACTCGATGGTGCCGCGGTGCCGGCAGGTCTCCAGGATCTCGGCCAGGCCCTTCTCCTCGTCCACCATCACGATAAATTTCTCTGCAAAGAGCGGTCCAAAGCGCTCTCTCACTTCATCAGGGGTCAGCACGATCATAGCATATACACCGAAAATTTCGTTGACGAAATATTCGGCGGCATCACGGATAAATGGATCGCAGGTGAGCAAGAGGAACAGCTCCCCCCTCTGTCCGCCCCCGGCCAGAGAGAACCACGTCCAGATTGCCCTCCGATCCGGGAGGAGGGCCGCTGATCCGGGTTCAGATTGGAGAGATTGTGGAATCGGGGCAGAGAGGCATCTGTTCACGAAACACCGGCAGGATCATGGACTTTTCCGGCCCCGTGGTGCCCCATATGAGCGTGAGAGATATCAAGACATCTCTTCTCCAGAAGAGGCGACATATGACTGTCGTAGACGCGTGGAAATCGCCGCGATTGTTCGGGCTACCGAATGCTCGGGGAGTGGCAGAATCGCAGATGAAAGGAGGTGTTTTCAGCCCGCCCCACAAAATATGAACGCTGTATCCAAACGATTCGTCCTCTGCCTCCCCCCCTATCTTCATCCCGAAGGTTCGGCGGCAGAGCCCCCGGCGTGATGATCAGGCGTGCCGCCACCCAATCGCAGAATCTCCACCATCATCTCGCGCCGGGGAGCCTTGCCCCCCGGACCCCCCACGACGAAGATAGCCGAGGGGCGGCACAATGCTCGATTTCTGTTCGTTCATCGAACGCAAGAAGGATCAAGGATCGATCCGTCCTCACACCGGGGAGCCACAAGAATGTTCACCACGTATGCTTGAGCCCCGGGTTCATGCTCGATTCAACAGAGCAAAAAAAAGAATTATCTTCTTCTCATCACGACCGCCGCCCCGAGGGCGAGGATCGCAAGCCCCTCCATCACCGGAGTCTGTTTCGGGACGGTGGTGCTTGCCGGGGGCGCGGAGGTCTCGGCGGTCTGCACCACCTCAGTCGTCGGGACCGGCGTCTCTTCCGCCTGCACCGGCGCCTCCGCGGCGACGATCTTCCCCGCGACGATCGCGAAGTACGAGAACCCGTCGGCTTCGGCCGAGTAATAAACTCTCTCCTCGTCCTCCTTCTGGAGCGTCACGGGAAGATTCTTCATTCCCTCGTCGGTGTACTGCAGGAACATGATCTGGCTGCCAGATAGGCCGTGTGCATCCAGCCAGGTCTTCGGCACCGAGAACTCGATGACAAGACCCGCGATCGTGGAGGGGCCGGCGCGATACAGGGTCATCTTCTCGATCTCATAGACCGTCGAGCCGGGCATCCTGACGTCCTTGGGGAGAGACGCCTTCTCCACAGTGACCAGGAGGTCGGAGACGGCATCGCGGGCCTTCACCGTGACCCGGCCGATCGCGGTGCGGTCCACCGAGAACGACCGCGCTTCCCCTGCAGGGACCGACCCGGCAAATGACGCTACGTCCGAGAGATCACCGCCCGAAGACGACGACCGGCCTTCGGCCGCAGGCCGGGAGATCGCCGACAGCCCGAAGAGCGAGAGGCCGTTGGGGGAATATGCCTCGAAGATCAGGTTGCCCGCGGGATCGGTGCCGACCAGCCTGGTCTCCAGCACCTCTTTCGTGTCGTCTTCCGCCCACCTGATGATCCGGACCGCACCGACGCCGCCGTGGGCCCTGACCCATGCCGGGCTGACGGCCATCCTGACAGAGGCGTTGGTGATCTCCTTCCCGTTCGTCAGGTTCGTCTTCACGATGTTCATCGTGAAGGCGACCGCGTCCACCTCCAGGCCGTCGTTGCTCGCGGCGAGCTGGAAGGCGGAGATGATCTCATCGGAGATGGTCTGGTTGAGGGTAGTGGTGATCCCCGCCCCGGCCGGGAGGCCGGTGAGGTTGGCGCGGATGCTGCCCGAGACCGTGCCGGGGAGCGGGAGGTCGGCGACGAGGGGATCGGTCTCGAGGACCATGCCGTCATAGGTCGCGTTGATCCGCCCGCCCGCCGGTTCCTCCATCGACGTGGTCATGACCGTCAGGGTGAAGCCGTCGCCCTGCAGGGCGAGGCAGCTGCCGTTGATGCTGGCGGCGCTCGCGTTGACCGAGATGGAAGGCGCCCCGCTGTTGTTCTCAGCGAAGGTGCAGTCCGGCATCTCGAAGGAGACCGTCTCCGTCTTTTTCGTCGCGGGGACCACCGTGACGATCGCAGAAGCCGTGCACCCCTCGCACCCGGCGGTGACGGTCACCTCTCCCGGCGAGAGCGCTTCAAAGCACCCGGTGGTCGCGTTCACGACACCACGAGTCGTGTTGCTGCTTGACCACATCGGCACCGCGCCAGGCATCGCCTCCCCACGCTGGTCGAAGACCTCGGCGGTGAAGTTCACGCTCTCGGCTACTTCGAGGGTTGTGGCGGCCGGGGAGACGGTGACTGTCGTGGGGGTGAGGATGAGATAGGCGTCGATCGGGGAGATGAGGGGGTGGTAGTGATTCACGCCGCCGGCGACAAACGGCGTGTCGCCGAGGCCGTCACCGTCGGTGTCGTTGCCAGCGTAGGTTTGATAATAATGATTTCCGACAAAGTTGGTGTATGTTGTGCCGTTGTAGATGTAATTGATCGGCTCCGTGGAGTTCAGAGTTAGGGGAGAGGAACTTCTACAGTAAAAATAGCCACCAGGATTATTAGGATGAGTACTGATGTTATTCATATAGACATTGAAGGAGTCACCATCTTTGATGCTATTGAGATAGAAAGATCCTATTTTACCGCCTTTTAATTCATTTCCGGTGAACGTAATGTCTTTTATTGAATTTCTTAAATTAACATTCGATTCCGCGCATTCGTCAATGAAATTGTCCTTAACAACTGTGTTTTGTGTATCAACAATATACAGTCCCTTGCTCACACCATTGTAAATTACATTATTTGAGACTCTCCCGTCTCTACACCTCAGAAAGGAAATGCCAGTACCTCTATTGTAGATAGAGGAGATTGTATTGTTCTCCACAATATTTCCAGAGGATCGTCCATCTCCCATAATGCTAATTGACGTATCAAAGGCATTTTCGATAATATTGTCCCTGACAAGAGCATGGTCACAAGTATTTAAATAAACTGATGTTTTAGAATTGTTGAATTTATTCCCAGCGAGGGTCAGATTACTTACATGCTGCTTATAGACGTAGATACAATACTGTGTATCTGAAAAAATATTTCCTGAGATCGTGCAATTGTCGCCTTCCGTGATTCTTATTGCATTTTTACTTGCAAATGTTGCAGATCCTGTCTGTTTTAGGGTAAAACCTGATATTGAAACATTGTCAGCCAGAACCTCGATCATAAAAGCCCTTTTATCATTCGTGATGGTTGTGCCCGAAGGGCCGTTCTCTGACCTGAGTGTTATCCCTTTCTCAATCTTAAACAGTTCATCATAGATTCCATCCCTGACGAGGACGGTGTCAATATCTCGTGCACAGGCAACAGCCTCAGTAATTGTCCTGAAATCACCTTCGCCGCTCTGATCGACGATCCATGTATGTGGGGGAAGGTCGTCGGGATAGACATAGACTGTCGCTGAGCTCTCGACTCCGGCAAAACTGGCCCGAACTTCAGTCGTGCCCGGGCCCATAATAGTGAAGTATCCGGTTTGGTTCACGGCGCCAACTGAGGTGTTGCTGCTCGTCCACCTAAATGGAACAAACGGGATCTCAGCCCCGGATGGATCGTACGCCTCCCCACTGAACTGGAGAGGTTCACCACTCTCCCAGATCCTTACAATATCAGGCGTGATGTTTATCTCTCTGATATCAGGAGGGAACTCAAGAGAGATCTCTGTGACCTCTTCGATATTTTTACCAACATGCGCAATTCCCGAACCCGTCAACTTCAGCGGCCAGTATGTTCTTCCATCAATCGGCTCTTCGGGGATCTCGAACCCGTCCACTTTATAGCCGGCAATAAAGGTCTTATCACCATCGAGGAACTCACGGCTGGTAATCTGGATGGTCTTATCATTGCCTGCTGCTTTGCCGATGACGGTGACAGTATAGTCGCGAGATGCCAGCGACGTATTGAACGTTGCAGGATCCTGATCATCGACAAGCCCGATGACTGCAGAGAGGCTGACTCCCTCCCACAGCTTTCCGCTGGGGTCGGTATATGAGAGAAGCCCGCCTTTGGAGAGGTCGATGATCGTTGAACGATTCAGCATTCCGTTCACCGCTCCGATCAGGTTGATGTTCCAGTCAGGATGTGATTTGATTACAACCGTAGCATTCCCAGAAACGCTGCCGTTAGTTGCCCGGACAATGGTGGTTCCTTCTCCACGTCCGGTAAACAAACCATTTTCATCGATGGTTCCGACGGACGGAACCGTGCTTGACCATGTAACCAACACCGGAGAGATTTCGTCTCCGAACTGATCATACCCCGTTGCAGTGAATGTACAGTTCTCAATCTGATCCGCGTACATCACAACATCTGACGGCTCTAAAAGAATGGATGTCAGAACCTTCTCAACAGGAGCGGTTACTGTTACGGATGCAGTCTGGGATGCACCTTTTGTAGAAGCGGTAATAATCGTCGAGCCTTCGGAGACTGAAGTGAAAATTCCCTTATTATCGATAGTCCCAACACCAGGGTCGCTGCTGGACCACGAGATCTGTGCCCCTTTGATTTCATCACCATTTGCATCATACGCTCTTGCCGTGAACCTCTGTTTTCCGTTTGCAGGCACTTCAGCAGAAGGAGGCGAAATCGAGAGCGTTGCAGCATCAGGCAGCGGAACACCGGATACGTACCAGCCACTGAATTCTGTTGGATAAGGCCCGGTCAGTCGATTGGTCCAGGAAGTGAGATTATATACGCCAGGGTCGGCGTTTTTGCAATAACCATAGACATTGAAAGCCAGCAGGGTGTTCAGATTTTCAACCTCGTACTGTACCCTGAGAGGATGAGCGCGAAGAATGCCGCCATTAAGGTCGACGAACATCAGCCTGAATGTATTTGATGTATCACTCAGGTCCTGACCGGGAAATACCGGATACCGGGTCTCTGCCGCCGGCCGCCATGTCTGCGGACCATAGATAAAATCATCTTTGGTGAACCACTCATCAAGTGTCACCGGTTCGTAATGTTCTGTGCCGGGGGCGGGTTCTGCATGAGGGATCGGATTCGGTACCCACTGGTATCCGTCAGCCCGAATATGTACCTTGAAATCGTCGGGAATCGTTCCGTTTACTGCAACACAGAGGAATATTTCGTCATGATACCCGCGTCCTCCGGTCTCCGTTACATAAAAAGTTCCTGACTGGTCGTGGGTGTTGGTGACCTGTCCATATTGCATATACCCGCTTGAATTCGAGATGTGAACCGCATTCAGACCCCCACCGGTCCATTTGATCCGAAATGTATCGTTGCCGAAATCGTTGAACCTCGCCCCTTCGTCGTTTGCAACTTTCAGGTACACGTCGTCCACTGCCGGAATCACGCCCCCGAAAACGTCACGAACAGAGGACAACACCTCCATGGTGTCCACCGGTGTCGGCGAAACCTCGGGCAACGGGGCCGTCACCGTCGCCGCCGCACTCCCGTTCACGGTGCCGTTCGCGACCGTGGCGATGATCACGACAGATCCCGGGGTGAGTGCCGTGAACGATCCGGTGCCGTTCACCGTACCGACCGATGGGTCACTGCTCTCCCAACTGAACACGACATCGGGAACGACCGCACCCGAAGGATCATATGCCGCCGCCGAAAACGACCGCACCTCGCCCACTGTCATTTCGGCGGATGCCGGCGTGACGTTCACCCACGAGATCACAGGCAGCATCGATGTCGTGACGTTGCCGTCTCCTCCGGACTCTGGATCCAGAGGAGAGAGCACGGTGCCGTTCATGTCGCCATCGATGCCGGATACGTTCGCGCCGGAGGCGGAAACGTTCTCCGCCCACGCAGGGACGACGCAGAGCGCGACCACAGCGAAAATCGCAAGGATCAACCACACCGGCGAGGAAACATTTCTCTGCCGGTTTTTTTCAGGGGGATGAATATCAGATTTTTTCATGATCAGACCTCGAAAGCCATCGAATTTGGGAATCATTCGACGTACAATATACATTAAACGAGAATTAGTAAAATAATAATTCTTTCGATTTATTATTCTGTTAAATATATCAACATAACATAGTTCATAAACATCGGAAATATACACAAAAACGATCCCCCCCCTCACAGAGAAAACAATCCGGATCAATCAAGAGAACATCTACAGAATCAATACTCAAAAAAATAAAAAATGAAGATTAGAAACCGATGGTCCACCCACTGCTTCCTGTACCTGTTATTCTGTTCGTCCAGGAGACGGATTTTCCCTGAACCGACTGATTGCACCAGGTGTAGATGTCGAATAGGGCATTTCCGCTATAACCTGTAATGCCATAGTCAACTTTGATCATGCCATTGTCCGTAAGACCAAGACCAGTGGCGTTCAGAGTCCCAAGCCCAGTGTCGATGAACATGACCTTGTAGGTGTCTGAAGTGTTCGTCATGTCCTGGCCGTAGTACATCGGATAGTTTTCATCGAAATACGGGCGCCACTTGCAGTCAACGAGTTCTAACTCTAAATCATTCTCAAGGAAATCGCCGTTACCAAACGTGCCGATACTAGCATTACTATAGTACGTGAGACTGCCCGACGACGGGAACATAATCGTCGGTGTCAGAGTCCAGTTGTATCCGGAAGCCGTGATGCTCAATGCAAGATTCGTGGTATCGGCCCCTCCCGGCACTCCGAACATGACGATGGCGGAATCACTGCACCCCGGGTTCTTACTCGTGTCTGAGATGTAAAACGTCCCGTTCAGATTTTGATTGGCATATACAGCCCCATTTTTGTTCGTCGTGCTGTTCGTGATATGAATTGCTTTGAGGCCGCCACCAGCTTTTGAGAAGTTGAAATAGTAGGTGCCATCGCCATGAGGATCATAGAACGCCCCGTTTGCCATCTCGATATACGTCTGGTTGTTGTCAGCAAATTCAGCCGCAGAAGCCGGCGCGACACATGTGGCGAGCATCAGGACAACTGCCGATGCCATCGCCACCTTCAGTACCATTGCTTTTCCTTCATGTTTCATCAGAGATCATCTCTTTCGTTCATGTGATCCGGGCACCTGTAGAGACACCAGGATCCTGCCAACAGAAGCCGGACAACACCTAGTAAACTATAAAAGATTTACTTAAGGCCACTGTCAACGATCAATACCCAGAAAATCATCAGATATATAATTGTCGAATTAATATAGCCCCAAATTCTTGACGCAATTCCGTGCAAATAGAGATAGCAACCAAAAACGGATCCACTTTAAAAAAGAACAACCACTTCTATCGATACCAGATATCATTCCCCCCAACACTACATCCCCCACAAAGAACCCAATCACAAAATAGCCATTTTCATTCCAGATAGAGAGAAAAGAACCCAAAGATGCTGCACGGCCACTCCCGGCACATCGGCCGATACGAGATCAAATAAGAAAATGCTGCAAGCCACCGCTCCTGCGCGTTGCATTCGGCTCCCGATCACCTACACAGAGAGCGATCAACCCACCAAAATCCGAACAACCTCTCAAGTCTTCCAGGCGACAGACACCGACACGGCCAATCCCCCGACACGACCCCACCGGGACGATCGAGACCGATCAGAAAAAAAAGATTTAGAAGAGGTCCTTGAGTTCGATCTTGAAGGGCCCGAGGTTGCCGCCGAAGTTGCCCGCGCTGATGAAGACGACGCCCGGCACCCTGGTCGCCGCCTTGACACCTGCGGACATCGCTTCCTTCACCGACTCCTCGTCGACACCGTCGATGACGATCTCGTAGATCGCCTTCACGCCCTCAGGCACCAGAGAGTCCTCGACCTGCTCGCGCAGCGTCGGGCAGTACTTCTCGTTGGTGCTCGCCGACATGAACTTGTACTTGTTGCTCCCGACCTTCGAACCCGACGCCACGATGCCGCCCGGGAATGAGGTGATCACACCGCAGACCGAAGCGATCGCGTCGACCGCCGCCTGAGCGGCCATGAGCGCGGCCATCTGGTTCTCGCCCATGATGAAGAAGTTGCCGCCGGCAACGCCCTTGACGATCCCGAAGTCCTCCTCACCGACGTACTCGCCGTTCATGATCGGGATGGCCCAGCACTGCCGGCCGCCGACCTCCTTCTTGTACTCGTACCCGTCACCGAAGAAGTGGAGCTTCACCGGGATCCGCTCCTCGGCCTCGGGCAGACCGTCGAAGACGGCGGTCGTCGGGGCGGTGAGGACACACTCGGCCAGACGCTCGACAACCTGCTCCTTGAGCTTCTTCTTGCCGGCACAGATGAGGATCGCATACCCCGGTCTGCCGTCAGGAGTCTCCTCAGCCGGGACAAAACCCTCCACCCCGGCCTCGCACGGACAGCCGATCGCCGAGGTGGCAAACCCGGTCGCCTCAACGGCGGCCTTGTAAGCCCACTCCTCGGTCACGGCGGTAATGATCACCCTGGACACCCAGGTGGGGAACGCTTCAGCGTACGTCTCGTCGATGGTCACACCGTTATACTCCATTATGTGTACACCGCTACAGAGTTGCAACAGGGAAACAGAAGAACATTTCTAAATCACCCGTGACCGGACGGCCCGCCCGGACGACCGGACCCGATCATCCATGCGAGACCTGATAAAAGGCTCGAAAAATCCGGATCACAGGGCCCATAGAGGATCTTCAGTTAATGACCGGGCAAAATCAACATAATCCACTTGTCTGAGAGCCTTTCCGGGCCTTTTTAATGGGTGTGGTGATTCAGAAAGTTTATCTATATTATTTGCCAACTCTTTCTTAATCGATTTTCAATCGAGATAGCTGGTGCGTGAAACCATGGCATTTGCAGTGCACGTCAACATGGAACGGTGTACCGGTTGTAACAATTGTGTGGTCGCGTGCCCAGTGGACGCACTGGAGCTCAACACCGTGGATCCTGTCACCACCGACAAGATCTACAAGGTGATGAACGGCAAGGCAACCGTCCTTGACGTTGATCACGAGCTCTGCGCCGGCTGCGGCGTATGCGTTGAGGCATGCCCATACAATGTTATACGGCTGGTCGTTGGATCAATGCAGTCCGGGTCTCCGGCCCCGATGACAGCAAAGGAGTGAGGGTTACTCATGGCGATCTTTCCGAAATTCTCCAAGACAAGAGATGGTGTGAATATCATCAATGAGCAGCGGCTCCTCAAGCAGGTCAACCACCTCATTCTCGACACCCAGCGGTGTACGGGATGTGGCATCTGCTCTGAGTCATGCCCTGAAGAAGCGATCACGGTCAGCATGGTTGGTGCGACCAAGAGGAACAAGGGTATCAGCTACGCAGCACCCGTGAACATCGACGAGGTCAAGTGTTCATACTGTGGTGTCTGTGTGGTCATGTGCCCCTTCAACTCGCTGACCCTGAAGATCGACGGCGAAGAGTCTCTCCCCATCGTAGAGCGGGAAGGCTTCCCGCAGTACGACATGCTCGCCAAGATCGACGAAGAGAAGTGCGTACGGTGCACCGTCTGCGAGGACGTCTGTCCCCGTGACGCGATCGACCGCGACGTCCCGGCCTACGAAGGCAGCGTCGAGGACGGGCGCGAGCGCCAGACCGCACTGACCGCAAAGACCACCTTCGAGGTCGACACCGACAAGTGTACGGTCTGTGGCATCTGCGGTTCGCTCTGCCCGGCAATCACGGTGAAGCGCAAGGCATTCACCGCCGAGACCGGTGCGGTCGAAGGCGACGTCCTCTGGGACGAGAACCTCTGTGACGCCTGTAAGGTCTGTGTCGAAGCCTGCCCCGAAGAGGCGATCACCGTCGTCCGCGAGGTCGAGACCAAGAAGCTCCCCGGCAAGGTCAACATCATCGAGGATGACTGTTGCACCTGCCGCTGGTGTGCCGAGAACTGCCCGTCCGAGGCGATCACCGTCGAGAAGATCTTCGAGGGCGAGATCGAGTTCCACGCCGAGAAGTGCCCCGGCGGCTGCTCGACCTGTGCCGAGATCTGCCCGGCCCACGCGATCTATCTCCCCTCCCCTGCACCCGTTGCCGAGATGAAGGGCGAGAAGGAGCCGAACATCGCCGTCAACAAGGACCTCTGCATCCTCTGTGGCGCATGTGTCAACGCCTGCCCCGGTGAGGACATCATCGTCCTGAAGCGGACCGGCATCCGTATGAAGGGCAAGGAGACCGACCTGTTCAACAAGATCAAGGCAAAGCTCTTCACCCCGCGGACCTCCAAGGTCAAGGAAGGCGTCACGCCCGGCGAAGTGGAACTCAAGGCCCTTGAAAACGCGTGAGGTAGTGACATGGCAAAAGGATATAATGACCCTGCAATGGAAGAGAAGTTCCAGGACAGGTACTTCCACGCTACGACGGAAAGCAACCCCGAATTTATCAAGGAAATCGAGCGTCTCGGCCGTACCCCTGCACACATGTGCTTCCAGTGCGGTACCTGCACCGGCTCCTGCCCCTCGGCCCCCCGGTCGAGCTACCGGATCCGGAAGTTCATGCGCCGTGCCGTCCTCGGGCTTGAGAAAGAAGCCCTGACCGACCCGGACCTCTGGCTCTGCACCACCTGCTACAGCTGCAGCGACCGGTGCCCCCGCGAAATTGCCCCGACCGACGTCATCATGGCGATGCGCAACCTCGCGTTCAAGGAGGACATCGTCCCCAGGAACTT
Encoded proteins:
- the fhcD gene encoding formylmethanofuran--tetrahydromethanopterin N-formyltransferase, whose amino-acid sequence is MEYNGVTIDETYAEAFPTWVSRVIITAVTEEWAYKAAVEATGFATSAIGCPCEAGVEGFVPAEETPDGRPGYAILICAGKKKLKEQVVERLAECVLTAPTTAVFDGLPEAEERIPVKLHFFGDGYEYKKEVGGRQCWAIPIMNGEYVGEEDFGIVKGVAGGNFFIMGENQMAALMAAQAAVDAIASVCGVITSFPGGIVASGSKVGSNKYKFMSASTNEKYCPTLREQVEDSLVPEGVKAIYEIVIDGVDEESVKEAMSAGVKAATRVPGVVFISAGNFGGNLGPFKIELKDLF
- a CDS encoding Ig-like domain-containing protein; translated protein: MKKSDIHPPEKNRQRNVSSPVWLILAIFAVVALCVVPAWAENVSASGANVSGIDGDMNGTVLSPLDPESGGDGNVTTSMLPVISWVNVTPASAEMTVGEVRSFSAAAYDPSGAVVPDVVFSWESSDPSVGTVNGTGSFTALTPGSVVIIATVANGTVNGSAAATVTAPLPEVSPTPVDTMEVLSSVRDVFGGVIPAVDDVYLKVANDEGARFNDFGNDTFRIKWTGGGLNAVHISNSSGYMQYGQVTNTHDQSGTFYVTETGGRGYHDEIFLCVAVNGTIPDDFKVHIRADGYQWVPNPIPHAEPAPGTEHYEPVTLDEWFTKDDFIYGPQTWRPAAETRYPVFPGQDLSDTSNTFRLMFVDLNGGILRAHPLRVQYEVENLNTLLAFNVYGYCKNADPGVYNLTSWTNRLTGPYPTEFSGWYVSGVPLPDAATLSISPPSAEVPANGKQRFTARAYDANGDEIKGAQISWSSSDPGVGTIDNKGIFTSVSEGSTIITASTKGASQTASVTVTAPVEKVLTSILLEPSDVVMYADQIENCTFTATGYDQFGDEISPVLVTWSSTVPSVGTIDENGLFTGRGEGTTIVRATNGSVSGNATVVIKSHPDWNINLIGAVNGMLNRSTIIDLSKGGLLSYTDPSGKLWEGVSLSAVIGLVDDQDPATFNTSLASRDYTVTVIGKAAGNDKTIQITSREFLDGDKTFIAGYKVDGFEIPEEPIDGRTYWPLKLTGSGIAHVGKNIEEVTEISLEFPPDIREINITPDIVRIWESGEPLQFSGEAYDPSGAEIPFVPFRWTSSNTSVGAVNQTGYFTIMGPGTTEVRASFAGVESSATVYVYPDDLPPHTWIVDQSGEGDFRTITEAVACARDIDTVLVRDGIYDELFKIEKGITLRSENGPSGTTITNDKRAFMIEVLADNVSISGFTLKQTGSATFASKNAIRITEGDNCTISGNIFSDTQYCIYVYKQHVSNLTLAGNKFNNSKTSVYLNTCDHALVRDNIIENAFDTSISIMGDGRSSGNIVENNTISSIYNRGTGISFLRCRDGRVSNNVIYNGVSKGLYIVDTQNTVVKDNFIDECAESNVNLRNSIKDITFTGNELKGGKIGSFYLNSIKDGDSFNVYMNNISTHPNNPGGYFYCRSSSPLTLNSTEPINYIYNGTTYTNFVGNHYYQTYAGNDTDGDGLGDTPFVAGGVNHYHPLISPIDAYLILTPTTVTVSPAATTLEVAESVNFTAEVFDQRGEAMPGAVPMWSSSNTTRGVVNATTGCFEALSPGEVTVTAGCEGCTASAIVTVVPATKKTETVSFEMPDCTFAENNSGAPSISVNASAASINGSCLALQGDGFTLTVMTTSMEEPAGGRINATYDGMVLETDPLVADLPLPGTVSGSIRANLTGLPAGAGITTTLNQTISDEIISAFQLAASNDGLEVDAVAFTMNIVKTNLTNGKEITNASVRMAVSPAWVRAHGGVGAVRIIRWAEDDTKEVLETRLVGTDPAGNLIFEAYSPNGLSLFGLSAISRPAAEGRSSSSGGDLSDVASFAGSVPAGEARSFSVDRTAIGRVTVKARDAVSDLLVTVEKASLPKDVRMPGSTVYEIEKMTLYRAGPSTIAGLVIEFSVPKTWLDAHGLSGSQIMFLQYTDEGMKNLPVTLQKEDEERVYYSAEADGFSYFAIVAGKIVAAEAPVQAEETPVPTTEVVQTAETSAPPASTTVPKQTPVMEGLAILALGAAVVMRRR
- the mmp11 gene encoding methanogenesis marker protein 11, producing MANDRMGVSEDLVDPYVISYPGIVAVADAGGDRAEVVEFYECIGGAQWVRRHYAQSPLVESARTVGPTTRYLLRTGAVDLGLEGSKFPAGIAGASVEGDEVSVTYLGMGGGGVGASACRARGRGVIRAECDESGGGKLAGSTVWLPRRERVVIGVDDTDTPEAGATWTLVHNIARQIADEASVYLSHTIVQLFPVPERTKNCVACAVEFASTDPDGLIERFAALLKRYTLSDQTGMAAFVGFDPSPLREYGEAVKRGKVSRADLEAVLPHVRVVMDGNGLIGAVGAIPFYTDFEEALALWTGSD
- a CDS encoding tRNA(Ile2) 2-agmatinylcytidine synthetase translates to MIVLTPDEVRERFGPLFAEKFIVMVDEEKGLAEILETCRHRGTIEWDVMNRRRAGGALTAADVQGSSMTMTARLGAYEPHFGAAGQEIGGQALAGVEVEGDEVVTTWAGIAGAGVGVAACLPQAPGVIRAEYPSEEDLHIGGARACRVRIVSPKYEKVSIGIDDTDTKEEGATWVLALQCAEACKVEGAEYLNMRLVQLNPKAPKKTTNCVGSVLNFAVRPGAVDDLLAFVKDYIEEHAVSGDTGIAYYRGIGLPETEYARKIKTELLTREEVEAEATRLGITFIDSAASKGRIGALGAVLWGNRGVEAAGLYGERPDGSL
- a CDS encoding 4Fe-4S binding protein; the encoded protein is MAFAVHVNMERCTGCNNCVVACPVDALELNTVDPVTTDKIYKVMNGKATVLDVDHELCAGCGVCVEACPYNVIRLVVGSMQSGSPAPMTAKE